The following proteins come from a genomic window of Nostoc sp. TCL26-01:
- the nuoK gene encoding NADH-quinone oxidoreductase subunit NuoK: protein MQLQYFLLLAAALFCIGIYGLITSRNAVRVLMSIELLLNAVNLNLMAFSNFLDSTLIKGQVFTVFVITVAAAEAAVGLAIVLAIYRNRDTVDMEQFNLLKW from the coding sequence ATGCAACTCCAGTACTTTTTATTACTAGCAGCAGCTTTATTCTGTATCGGCATTTATGGTTTAATCACCAGTCGTAACGCTGTGCGCGTGTTGATGTCGATTGAATTGCTGCTAAATGCTGTTAATTTGAATTTAATGGCATTTTCCAACTTCCTTGACTCAACATTAATTAAAGGTCAGGTTTTCACCGTGTTTGTGATTACCGTGGCAGCTGCTGAAGCGGCAGTAGGTTTAGCGATCGTGCTTGCCATTTATCGCAACCGTGATACTGTCGATATGGAGCAGTTTAATCTCCTGAAGTGGTAA
- a CDS encoding NAD(+) kinase, whose amino-acid sequence MQLKQVIIAYKARDSQSKRWAEICAKQLESRDCQVLMGPSGPKDNPYPVFLASAGQPIDLAIVLGGDGTVLTSARHLAPVGIPILGVNVGGHLGFLTESVEEFQDTEQVWDRLFEDRYAVQRRMMLQATVFEGHRTNLEPVSERYLGLNEFCVKPASADRMITSILEMEIDGEVVDQYVGDGLIVSTPTGSTGYTVSANGPIMHDGMEAITITPICPMSLSSRPLVLPAGSVVSIWPLGDYDLSTKLWMDGVLATSIWPGHRVDIRMADCLAKFIVLRENNSYYQTLREKLLWAGTRVRYTDNHKN is encoded by the coding sequence GTGCAACTCAAGCAGGTAATCATTGCCTATAAGGCGCGGGACTCCCAAAGCAAACGTTGGGCAGAAATCTGCGCCAAACAATTAGAAAGTCGTGATTGTCAGGTCTTAATGGGGCCTAGCGGGCCAAAAGATAACCCTTATCCGGTCTTTTTGGCTTCCGCCGGACAACCAATCGATCTGGCAATTGTCCTCGGTGGTGACGGCACAGTCCTCACTAGTGCTAGACATTTAGCCCCAGTCGGTATCCCCATTCTCGGTGTGAATGTGGGGGGTCATCTAGGCTTCTTAACCGAGTCAGTGGAAGAATTTCAAGATACAGAGCAGGTTTGGGATCGGTTATTTGAAGACCGATACGCTGTCCAAAGGCGGATGATGTTGCAAGCAACGGTTTTTGAAGGACATCGGACGAATTTGGAACCAGTCAGCGAACGCTACCTGGGATTGAATGAATTTTGTGTCAAACCCGCTTCTGCTGACAGGATGATCACTTCTATCTTAGAGATGGAAATTGATGGCGAAGTGGTAGACCAATATGTAGGCGATGGGTTGATTGTTTCCACTCCTACAGGTTCGACTGGTTATACTGTCTCCGCCAATGGCCCGATTATGCACGATGGCATGGAAGCGATTACCATCACTCCCATCTGTCCCATGAGTCTTTCTAGCCGTCCTCTAGTCCTCCCCGCAGGTTCTGTTGTCAGTATTTGGCCGTTGGGAGACTATGATTTGAGTACTAAGTTATGGATGGATGGAGTTTTAGCTACATCGATTTGGCCTGGACATCGGGTGGATATACGTATGGCTGATTGTCTAGCTAAATTTATTGTCTTGCGGGAAAACAATTCATATTATCAAACTCTGCGAGAGAAGTTACTTTGGGCTGGTACTAGGGTTCGCTATACTGATAACCACAAAAATTAA
- a CDS encoding YcjF family protein, producing the protein MPLSRIVTLIVGLIVILGLALWLIDSLSRLYWQLSYSPLLGNLLLLLLVVLIGGLVAAFVYYVMVLQAGEQRSRRRRQVTPAQIPAAKSDAASSTLQAVRQQVAQIQDEVTRQALLSKSREIEANLARGEIQVVVFGTGSAGKTSLVNAIMGRMVGKVDAPMGTTQVGETYCLRLKGLERKILITDTPGILEAGVAGTEREQLARALATEADLLLFVVDNDLRRSEYEPLKGLAEIGKRSLLVLNKTDLYTDTDKEAILARLRQRVRGFIATNDVVAIAANPQSAQIETGETFQPEPDIVPLLRRMAAILRAEGEDLVADNILLQSLRLGEEARKLIDAQRRRQADKIVDRFQWIGAGVVSVTPLPVVDLLATAAVNAQMVVEIGKIYGCELNMERGRELALSLAKTIASLGIVKGAIQLLSTALQLNVATFVVGRAIQGVTAAYLTRIAGKSFIEYFRHDQDWGDGGMTEVVQRQFQINRRDEFIKAFVQQAIAKVVKPLTEKAEVIEEADSSRELP; encoded by the coding sequence ATGCCTCTGTCGCGCATAGTTACGCTGATTGTTGGTTTAATCGTGATTTTGGGACTCGCCCTATGGTTGATTGATTCCCTGTCTCGTCTCTATTGGCAATTATCTTACTCGCCACTGTTGGGTAATTTGTTGTTGTTGCTGCTGGTGGTGTTGATTGGTGGTTTAGTCGCGGCTTTTGTCTATTATGTGATGGTATTGCAGGCTGGAGAACAGCGTTCTCGTCGTCGCCGCCAAGTTACACCAGCTCAAATTCCGGCGGCTAAGTCTGATGCAGCTTCGTCCACTTTACAAGCAGTGCGACAACAGGTAGCGCAAATTCAAGATGAAGTTACCCGTCAAGCTTTATTAAGTAAATCACGGGAGATTGAAGCCAATTTAGCGCGGGGAGAGATTCAAGTAGTGGTGTTTGGTACGGGAAGCGCCGGGAAAACTTCTCTAGTGAATGCCATCATGGGGCGGATGGTCGGCAAGGTTGATGCACCAATGGGAACAACTCAAGTTGGAGAAACCTATTGCTTACGGTTGAAAGGATTGGAACGCAAGATTTTAATTACCGATACACCAGGAATTTTAGAGGCTGGGGTAGCGGGAACGGAACGGGAACAATTAGCCAGGGCATTGGCAACAGAGGCAGATTTATTGTTGTTTGTGGTGGATAATGATTTACGCAGGTCAGAATATGAGCCGTTAAAGGGGTTAGCTGAAATTGGTAAGCGATCGCTCTTAGTTCTCAATAAAACTGATCTATATACAGATACAGATAAAGAAGCCATATTAGCACGACTACGGCAACGAGTCAGAGGATTTATTGCCACAAATGATGTCGTAGCGATCGCCGCTAATCCCCAATCTGCTCAAATAGAAACAGGCGAAACTTTCCAACCAGAACCAGATATTGTCCCCTTACTACGACGTATGGCAGCAATTTTACGGGCAGAGGGAGAAGACTTGGTAGCAGATAATATCTTGTTGCAATCTCTGCGGTTAGGCGAAGAAGCCCGCAAACTCATCGATGCTCAACGCCGTCGCCAAGCTGATAAAATCGTTGATCGTTTTCAGTGGATTGGGGCTGGGGTAGTATCTGTCACACCTCTACCTGTAGTCGATTTATTAGCAACGGCTGCTGTCAATGCTCAAATGGTTGTGGAAATTGGCAAAATCTACGGCTGTGAATTAAACATGGAACGAGGACGAGAATTAGCCTTGTCTTTAGCCAAAACTATCGCCAGTTTGGGGATAGTCAAGGGGGCAATTCAATTACTCTCTACCGCTTTACAATTAAATGTTGCCACCTTTGTTGTCGGCAGAGCCATTCAAGGCGTGACAGCCGCTTACCTAACTAGGATAGCTGGTAAAAGTTTTATTGAATACTTTCGCCATGACCAAGACTGGGGTGATGGTGGGATGACAGAAGTCGTGCAGCGACAGTTCCAAATTAACCGCCGCGATGAGTTTATTAAAGCATTTGTGCAACAGGCGATCGCCAAAGTAGTCAAGCCACTCACAGAGAAAGCTGAGGTAATTGAGGAAGCTGATAGTTCCAGAGAATTACCGTAA
- a CDS encoding serine/threonine-protein kinase: MNHHMIGKLLQARYQIVQNLGSGVFGQTYIAVDVNYPHQPKCVVKQLKVSNFHPSYLDTLRLRFLTETSTLKHLGEHPQIPNFITCFEENERFYLVQEFIPGHDLTAELPIADNWGSLWREDEVVTFLEDALSILEFVHSQGVIHCDIKPENLIRRAVDGRLVLIDFGSIQSVNFGMDGDLSIYQVPATSLGYIPPEQFIGQTQPNSDIYALGMIAIQALTGFEPLQLKVDPYNNEIVWRTADILVSDYLAAILSQMIRYNFQDRFQSATEVLRVLQQMQWETSVPQTVEGKIAHIPPAPTSDNLSPLFTGMKVGLAVNSLLMGLGTYYLLNTSPAHSETDILSKATKEYQAGDLQQAIALAKLIPTHSNVYPDAQATIEEWQQQWQTAAKQYSLTEQAVLESRWSDVLTIANQIPNISYWQSKTQDLVQQAQINIEVQTQDLLAKAYTKAQAKDFSSALEYLRQIPSESSAGALVQKKLAEYNQKRQIRAAYFLHQARKQALVGNFDYAVKYLRRIPQDTPVYAQAQAKLNEYTQKLRPQSQIQPKVAYNVVSVTQKAKSLFAHSSINQLPLQPENQLQEVNIQW, translated from the coding sequence ATGAACCACCACATGATCGGTAAATTACTGCAAGCACGCTACCAAATTGTTCAAAACCTGGGTTCAGGTGTCTTTGGACAAACATATATCGCTGTAGATGTAAATTACCCACATCAACCCAAGTGTGTTGTTAAACAACTCAAGGTTAGCAATTTTCACCCCAGCTATTTGGATACTCTTAGATTACGTTTTTTAACGGAAACGTCAACCCTGAAGCATTTGGGAGAACATCCCCAGATTCCCAACTTTATTACTTGTTTTGAAGAAAACGAGCGCTTCTACTTAGTACAAGAGTTTATCCCTGGACATGATTTGACTGCGGAATTACCCATCGCTGATAATTGGGGTTCTCTGTGGCGCGAAGATGAAGTGGTAACATTTTTAGAAGATGCTCTCAGTATCCTAGAATTTGTCCACTCCCAAGGTGTGATTCATTGCGATATTAAACCAGAAAATTTAATTAGACGTGCTGTCGATGGCAGATTAGTATTAATTGACTTTGGCTCGATTCAGTCAGTTAATTTTGGCATGGATGGAGATTTATCTATCTATCAAGTTCCAGCAACTTCCTTGGGATATATCCCACCAGAGCAATTTATTGGTCAAACACAACCAAATAGTGATATTTATGCCTTGGGGATGATTGCAATTCAAGCTCTCACAGGCTTTGAACCACTGCAATTAAAGGTAGATCCTTATAATAATGAGATTGTCTGGCGTACTGCTGATATATTAGTCAGTGATTATCTGGCTGCTATCCTCAGCCAAATGATTCGCTATAACTTCCAAGATCGTTTTCAGTCGGCAACTGAGGTGTTGCGCGTTCTGCAACAAATGCAATGGGAGACTTCCGTACCACAAACTGTAGAAGGGAAAATTGCACATATTCCCCCAGCACCTACATCAGATAATTTATCTCCCTTATTCACAGGGATGAAAGTAGGACTAGCTGTTAACTCTCTGTTGATGGGACTAGGAACATATTATCTATTAAATACTTCTCCAGCCCATTCAGAAACCGATATCTTATCTAAAGCTACCAAAGAATATCAAGCCGGAGACCTGCAACAGGCGATCGCTCTAGCTAAACTAATTCCTACTCATAGTAATGTATATCCAGACGCTCAAGCCACTATCGAAGAATGGCAACAGCAATGGCAAACAGCAGCTAAACAATACTCCCTCACTGAACAAGCAGTACTTGAGAGTCGATGGTCAGATGTACTCACCATCGCTAATCAAATCCCAAATATCTCATATTGGCAATCTAAAACTCAAGATTTAGTTCAACAAGCCCAGATCAATATTGAAGTACAAACACAAGATTTACTAGCTAAAGCCTACACCAAAGCGCAAGCCAAGGATTTCTCCTCAGCTTTAGAATATTTGCGGCAAATTCCCTCAGAGAGTTCGGCTGGTGCTTTAGTGCAAAAAAAACTAGCTGAATACAATCAAAAGCGCCAAATTAGAGCCGCTTACTTTTTACACCAAGCCCGTAAGCAAGCTTTAGTCGGTAACTTTGATTATGCTGTCAAGTACCTCCGCAGAATTCCTCAAGATACTCCTGTCTATGCTCAAGCTCAAGCCAAGCTCAATGAGTATACACAAAAACTCCGCCCCCAATCTCAAATACAACCAAAGGTAGCCTACAATGTAGTTTCCGTAACTCAAAAAGCCAAGTCGTTATTTGCTCACAGTTCGATTAATCAGTTACCATTACAACCAGAAAATCAACTGCAAGAAGTAAATATTCAGTGGTAA
- a CDS encoding lasso peptide biosynthesis B2 protein: MKLLCKLFRFNDQERQLLISAFTLLGLVNIGLRILPFRILKRLVDQISKPNARLAQIPINMIIWAVDVSTKYIPGGAKCLARALTCQILMARRGYTPELRIGVTKSEEGQFQAHAWIESQGQVVIGQLTNLSSYTPLPSLPRNGL; the protein is encoded by the coding sequence ATGAAGTTGCTGTGCAAATTGTTCCGGTTCAATGATCAAGAGCGTCAGCTGTTGATTAGTGCTTTTACTTTGTTGGGGTTAGTAAATATAGGATTGCGAATATTACCTTTTCGCATTTTAAAACGACTTGTCGATCAGATCAGCAAACCAAACGCCAGACTAGCTCAAATTCCTATCAATATGATTATTTGGGCTGTTGATGTGAGTACTAAATACATTCCTGGTGGTGCAAAGTGTCTAGCGCGGGCCTTGACTTGTCAAATTCTGATGGCTAGACGCGGGTATACACCAGAATTACGGATTGGTGTGACAAAGTCTGAGGAAGGGCAATTTCAAGCCCATGCTTGGATTGAGAGTCAAGGGCAAGTGGTGATTGGCCAGTTAACCAACCTCTCTTCATATACACCATTACCATCTTTGCCGAGGAACGGACTATGA
- a CDS encoding chromosome segregation ATPase, translated as MTKRDTPESWHPSRGGNPDDMEGFSRSPTIGENQVYGVPLTDSVPQPTENNTQKTTQPIRKIHNRLPSWMKSWMLWSLLLTLVPGTIAFVAMAMLLKLPSAPNCPAIFWPLASASVRIHCAQLAASKQTVSDLLQAIALVKQLPSDHPLQGEVERFLEQWSRDILQLADQSFQAGNLEEAIATARKIPPDLSAFKLVDEQITKWQTIWDKAVGIYNNAEEELRQQRWQSAFMIASKLLRVDNKYWSSTKYDELTNIITSAKDDVEKLAKAQRLADSKVVDNLLAAIKLAESIGQNSYLYRKAQESIPAFGRKMLELAQSKMDEKDADTALDIARQIPESTGLQSEVEDFIALADAQRNAWLGNVAGLETAISQAQQINPSRPNYNQAQELIARWQLEIEDVARLEKARTLANQGTVNDLTAAIAEAQLIPGSNPRGSEARQEVNRWAAQVETIEDRPYLDRADQIALLEDVNSLQAAIAEASQIRQGRALYPEARRRIRTWVGKVQRIQDQPYLDQARELAGRGDLSAAINTAQPIASSGRALAGEAQEAIDDWRSQIRARENWNKAREAAIPGTPQALAEAIRLANQISNNSILRMDANVGIEQWSQQLLDIARSEGTSNLSQAIETARLIPRSSSVYGAAQEQIRIWQQFLNPTPQPVEPSPTINGL; from the coding sequence ATGACGAAGCGGGATACCCCAGAAAGTTGGCATCCAAGCAGAGGCGGCAATCCAGATGATATGGAAGGATTCTCCCGATCGCCAACAATCGGTGAAAACCAAGTGTATGGTGTCCCTCTTACTGATTCTGTGCCACAGCCAACGGAAAACAATACCCAAAAAACAACTCAGCCGATTCGGAAAATTCACAACAGGTTGCCCAGCTGGATGAAAAGCTGGATGTTGTGGTCTTTGTTGTTAACCTTAGTTCCTGGCACAATCGCATTTGTGGCTATGGCCATGCTGCTCAAGTTACCATCTGCGCCTAACTGTCCAGCAATTTTTTGGCCCTTGGCAAGTGCTTCTGTGCGGATACATTGCGCTCAGTTGGCAGCTTCTAAGCAAACTGTGAGTGACTTGTTGCAAGCGATCGCTTTAGTCAAGCAGTTACCATCAGACCACCCTCTCCAAGGTGAGGTAGAACGGTTTTTAGAACAATGGTCAAGGGATATTTTACAACTGGCAGACCAAAGTTTTCAGGCAGGAAATTTAGAAGAGGCGATCGCTACTGCCAGAAAAATCCCCCCAGACTTGTCAGCATTTAAGTTAGTCGATGAGCAAATAACTAAGTGGCAGACTATCTGGGATAAAGCAGTAGGTATATACAATAATGCCGAGGAGGAGTTACGCCAACAGCGTTGGCAATCGGCGTTTATGATAGCCTCGAAACTACTGCGTGTCGATAATAAATATTGGTCAAGTACTAAATACGATGAATTGACTAACATCATCACTTCAGCCAAGGATGATGTGGAAAAGTTAGCCAAGGCTCAAAGATTGGCTGATAGCAAGGTAGTAGATAATTTATTAGCAGCAATTAAACTGGCTGAGTCGATTGGACAAAATAGTTATCTCTATCGCAAAGCGCAAGAATCAATTCCGGCATTTGGACGGAAAATGCTGGAGTTGGCACAGTCGAAGATGGATGAAAAGGATGCCGATACAGCTTTAGATATTGCTAGACAAATCCCAGAAAGTACAGGTTTGCAGTCCGAGGTTGAAGATTTTATTGCCCTGGCTGATGCTCAAAGGAATGCTTGGTTGGGTAATGTGGCAGGTTTAGAAACAGCAATTAGCCAAGCCCAACAAATTAATCCGTCAAGACCAAACTATAATCAGGCACAAGAGTTAATTGCTCGCTGGCAATTAGAAATTGAAGATGTTGCCCGGTTAGAAAAAGCGCGGACTTTAGCGAATCAAGGTACTGTCAACGATTTAACTGCGGCCATTGCTGAAGCACAATTGATCCCTGGTAGTAATCCCCGTGGTTCGGAGGCTAGGCAAGAGGTTAACCGTTGGGCAGCACAAGTCGAAACTATTGAAGATAGACCTTATTTAGATCGAGCAGACCAAATTGCCTTATTAGAAGATGTTAACTCCTTGCAAGCGGCGATCGCTGAGGCTAGTCAAATTCGCCAGGGTCGAGCATTGTATCCAGAAGCACGCCGCAGAATCCGCACTTGGGTGGGTAAGGTGCAACGTATCCAAGATCAACCCTATTTAGATCAAGCACGGGAATTAGCCGGGAGGGGTGATTTATCCGCAGCTATCAATACAGCTCAACCCATCGCTTCATCTGGCAGGGCGCTGGCTGGTGAGGCACAAGAGGCGATTGATGATTGGCGATCGCAAATTCGCGCCAGAGAAAATTGGAACAAAGCCAGAGAAGCTGCTATTCCCGGCACGCCACAAGCTTTGGCTGAAGCCATCCGCCTGGCTAATCAGATATCTAATAACAGCATCTTACGGATGGATGCCAATGTAGGTATCGAGCAGTGGAGTCAGCAATTATTAGATATTGCCCGTTCTGAGGGAACTTCTAATTTATCTCAGGCTATTGAAACTGCTCGATTAATTCCTCGTAGCAGTTCTGTTTATGGTGCTGCCCAAGAGCAAATCCGCATTTGGCAGCAATTCCTCAATCCCACACCCCAGCCAGTTGAGCCTTCACCTACTATTAATGGGTTGTAG
- the hslO gene encoding Hsp33 family molecular chaperone HslO, with product MADQLIRATAAEGGIRAVGVITTRLAEEARQRHQLSYVATAALGRTMSAGLLMASSMKRVGSRVNVRVKGDGPLGGILVDAGLDGTVRGYVGNPHIELPPNDRGKLDVGGAVGNGFLYVVKDIGYGYPYSSTVELVSGEIGDDVAHYLVSSEQTPSALVLGVFVGESGVTAAGGLLVQVLPKAARDEALVATLESRVAGLSGFTPLLQVGKSLPEIFQDLLGDMGLTIFPESQILRFHCGCSFDRVLGALKMLGESELQDMIVKDDGAEATCDFCGRVYQASSDDLAQLIVDLQAESSVSG from the coding sequence ATGGCGGATCAATTAATTCGCGCTACAGCAGCCGAAGGTGGAATTCGGGCTGTAGGTGTGATTACTACACGCTTGGCAGAAGAAGCACGGCAGCGTCACCAGCTTTCTTATGTGGCAACGGCGGCTCTTGGTCGGACTATGTCGGCTGGTTTATTGATGGCTTCTAGTATGAAGCGCGTAGGATCTAGGGTGAATGTCCGAGTGAAGGGCGATGGGCCTTTGGGTGGGATATTGGTAGATGCGGGCTTAGATGGGACTGTGCGGGGTTATGTAGGTAATCCACATATAGAATTGCCTCCCAATGATCGGGGTAAGCTGGATGTGGGTGGTGCGGTTGGCAATGGCTTTCTCTATGTAGTGAAAGATATTGGTTACGGTTATCCTTACTCTAGTACGGTAGAACTGGTTTCCGGAGAAATTGGCGATGATGTTGCTCATTATCTGGTGAGTTCAGAGCAAACGCCTTCAGCTTTGGTTTTAGGGGTGTTTGTCGGGGAATCTGGGGTGACGGCTGCTGGTGGGTTGCTGGTACAGGTATTACCGAAAGCTGCGAGGGATGAGGCTTTGGTAGCAACTCTAGAATCAAGAGTGGCTGGTTTGTCAGGGTTCACTCCTCTGTTGCAAGTGGGTAAGTCGTTGCCAGAAATTTTTCAGGATCTTTTAGGCGATATGGGGTTGACAATTTTCCCAGAAAGCCAGATACTACGCTTTCACTGTGGTTGTTCGTTTGACCGGGTGTTAGGGGCATTAAAAATGCTGGGAGAGTCCGAATTACAAGATATGATTGTTAAGGACGATGGGGCCGAGGCGACTTGCGACTTTTGTGGCAGAGTGTATCAAGCAAGTAGTGATGATTTAGCCCAACTGATTGTGGACTTACAAGCAGAGTCTTCAGTTTCAGGTTAA
- a CDS encoding lasso peptide has translation MKKAYSAPQLVIHGNVEDITNAFGTPGAKDFFQNAAGQTFPGELINQSGSKDGIVIIAPRP, from the coding sequence ATGAAAAAAGCTTACAGCGCTCCCCAATTAGTAATCCACGGTAACGTAGAAGATATCACCAATGCTTTTGGTACTCCTGGCGCTAAAGACTTCTTCCAAAACGCAGCTGGTCAAACTTTTCCTGGCGAATTGATTAACCAAAGCGGTTCTAAGGACGGTATTGTGATTATTGCACCTCGTCCATAG
- a CDS encoding lasso peptide isopeptide bond-forming cyclase — MSGIVGVYHLDGQPVESYKLKHMLDVLAHRGPDGFDIWLDAAVGFGHRMLWTTPESLLEQQPLVDKTGSFVLVADLRLDNREELISALELAGWITEKITDTQLVLAAYEKWGEQCPKYLLGDFALAIWDQPRQQIFCARDHFGIKPFYYYYQPRKNFCFGSEIKAIASLPEVPRRLNEVAIADYLDPFIEDKSITFYKNIFRLPPGHTLIVSASQGLRLNSYWSLAIPDELRLKSDEEYAEAFREVFTESVRCRLRSAFPVSSHLSGGLDSSSVTCVARDILQQEKGWLLNTFSSIFADVPECDERPFIHAVVEQGGLIPHYISADQSGALSEWQHFFQSIDEPFIGPSHFLTWGLNRATQQADIRISLDGFDGDTTVGHGAQYFSELARQGKWSTFITEAQAVSQHFDTSLTAIFHEYGLSYLQELTHQGKWLTFAQTTNQMSQHLQISRRQIFLSQGLKSLVPQSVRRTWQALRGGNDSKGNVHPLINSSFAQRMGWNELTKSPKQLPTSPMTVREYQYNTFTSALFALTLDLVDHSSAAFSLESRHPFMDKRMIEFCLSLPPEQKLNQGWSRMVMRRGMNGILPKKVQWRGGKTDMTPNFLRGLLHFDRELVDEVVVNHQSPIQEFVDFQTLQKSHHRLVSAGETTNDDTINVWKAATLALWLRSTGLTP; from the coding sequence ATGAGTGGTATTGTTGGTGTCTACCATCTAGACGGACAACCAGTAGAAAGCTACAAGCTGAAGCATATGTTAGATGTTCTGGCTCATCGGGGGCCGGATGGATTTGACATATGGCTTGATGCGGCTGTGGGCTTCGGTCATCGAATGCTATGGACTACGCCTGAGTCGTTGCTAGAACAGCAACCATTAGTTGACAAAACTGGTAGTTTTGTGCTTGTAGCTGACCTACGGCTTGACAACCGAGAGGAATTAATCTCTGCGTTAGAGTTGGCAGGCTGGATAACTGAGAAAATTACAGATACTCAACTAGTATTAGCGGCTTACGAAAAATGGGGAGAGCAATGCCCCAAATATCTCTTGGGTGATTTTGCCTTGGCGATTTGGGATCAGCCAAGACAGCAAATATTTTGTGCTAGAGATCATTTTGGGATCAAACCTTTTTATTATTATTATCAGCCAAGAAAGAACTTTTGTTTTGGGTCGGAGATTAAAGCGATCGCCTCTTTACCGGAAGTACCACGGCGTTTAAATGAAGTAGCGATCGCTGACTACCTAGATCCATTCATTGAAGATAAATCAATTACCTTCTATAAAAACATATTTCGTCTGCCACCAGGGCATACACTCATCGTGAGTGCATCTCAGGGATTGCGTTTAAACTCATACTGGTCGTTGGCAATTCCCGATGAGTTAAGGCTCAAGTCTGATGAAGAATATGCAGAGGCGTTTCGAGAAGTTTTTACAGAATCAGTGCGTTGTCGTCTGCGTAGCGCTTTTCCTGTGAGTTCTCACCTCAGTGGCGGGTTAGACTCTTCTTCTGTCACCTGTGTAGCACGAGATATTTTACAACAAGAAAAAGGTTGGCTGCTTAACACTTTCTCTAGTATTTTTGCAGATGTGCCAGAGTGTGATGAGCGTCCTTTCATTCATGCCGTTGTTGAACAAGGTGGTTTGATTCCTCACTATATATCTGCTGATCAATCAGGTGCATTATCTGAATGGCAACATTTTTTCCAATCCATCGATGAACCGTTCATTGGCCCCAGTCATTTTCTCACCTGGGGTTTAAATCGGGCAACTCAACAAGCAGATATCAGGATTTCATTAGATGGGTTTGATGGAGATACTACTGTCGGACATGGCGCTCAATACTTTAGTGAGTTGGCGCGTCAAGGGAAGTGGAGTACTTTTATTACAGAAGCTCAAGCAGTATCCCAACACTTTGATACCTCACTCACAGCTATTTTCCATGAATATGGTCTTTCCTACCTCCAGGAACTCACTCATCAAGGAAAATGGCTCACCTTTGCTCAAACTACCAATCAAATGAGTCAGCATTTGCAGATTTCCCGGCGACAGATATTTTTATCCCAAGGTCTTAAATCTTTGGTTCCCCAGTCTGTACGTAGAACTTGGCAAGCGCTGCGTGGTGGTAATGACTCAAAGGGCAATGTTCACCCCTTGATAAACTCCAGCTTTGCACAACGAATGGGATGGAACGAACTTACCAAGTCACCAAAACAACTGCCAACTTCACCCATGACAGTGAGAGAATATCAATACAATACATTCACCTCGGCTCTATTCGCTCTCACACTTGATCTTGTAGACCATTCTTCCGCCGCATTTTCTCTGGAATCGCGTCATCCTTTTATGGATAAACGCATGATTGAATTTTGCTTATCCTTACCACCTGAGCAAAAGCTGAATCAAGGATGGTCTCGGATGGTGATGCGTAGAGGAATGAATGGGATTCTGCCAAAGAAAGTGCAGTGGCGAGGAGGTAAAACAGATATGACACCGAATTTCCTCCGGGGACTTTTACACTTTGATCGGGAATTGGTGGATGAAGTAGTTGTTAATCATCAAAGTCCCATTCAAGAATTTGTGGATTTTCAAACTCTACAAAAATCCCATCACAGACTTGTATCAGCAGGAGAAACAACCAACGATGACACCATAAACGTTTGGAAAGCTGCAACACTAGCTCTTTGGCTACGTTCCACGGGGTTAACGCCATAA
- a CDS encoding PqqD family protein, translating into MSAQLITSEHSRIVASKDQVYSELQGEAVILDIKSGVYYGLNQVGASVWNLIQTPKTTQEIQTALLAEYDVEAETCNRDLLVLLQDLAAKELIKITNQ; encoded by the coding sequence ATGTCAGCACAGTTAATCACATCTGAGCATTCCAGGATAGTGGCGAGTAAAGACCAAGTCTACTCAGAACTACAAGGAGAGGCGGTAATTCTTGATATTAAATCAGGAGTTTATTATGGGCTTAATCAAGTAGGTGCTAGTGTCTGGAACTTAATCCAAACGCCAAAGACGACTCAAGAAATACAGACAGCATTGTTAGCGGAATACGATGTAGAAGCAGAAACTTGTAATCGTGACTTACTTGTGCTGTTGCAGGACTTAGCAGCTAAGGAACTCATCAAAATTACAAACCAATGA